DNA sequence from the Neospora caninum Liverpool complete genome, chromosome VIIa genome:
TTGCTGTGGATCTGCCGCAGAGCAGCGCGGTCgattcgtttcttcgctgcgtGTTCGCGCTTTTTCGGTGTgtgacgcagagagagaaggcgcttGCGCAAGGCAGAACAGGCGGCTGCAAAGAAGGAGTCGAAGCAACAGcaagaaggcgccgccgcccagGCAGACAAGAACGGCGCCGAAAAGGCTGAGGACGAGCTTGACCCAACTCAGTACTTCGAGAAACGCTGCCAGCTTGTCGAGGACCTCAAACACAAGGGCGTTTCCGCGTACCCCCACAAATTTCAGGTACGCGGCGCGCGGCTTTCGAGCGGGGCCGGATCCAAGGAAGAGTTCTTTGTGGGGACGCGCGCACGGCCGATACCCTTGAGGGCGGAACCGAAGCACTGGTGCTCCAAGCACAGTGTTTCCATTCAAGCTCTGCACGTGCTGTGGTGTCCATACCTACGAACGGCGGTCCAGCTGCCTGCGTCGAGCCGCAGGAAACACTGTTTGCGCAGGCAGTCGTTAGCGCGTTGTTGCCCGTCAAGGATGGCTCTCCTTTTGCTACCGTCGTGAACTCAACGTTCTCGCGGCAGCCAGCGGACTCGAAACGTTCGATCTCACGCAGCGTCGAAAGGGGGGCGGCGGGGCGAACTTCTTTTTGCGGGCGAGCAGGAGCCGAACTTCGGCAACCTGGCCGCTGCCTGCCGCGTTTCCCAGACAGCGTACGCAGCAGCCGTTACCCTTCGCCTGGCGCGCCGTGGCAGGTGACGCAATTGATCGGCTGACAGTCTTTTATTCCGTTTCACCTGCGCAGGTATCTCTGTCGATTCCGGAGTTTATCAAGAAGTACGGCAAcctcggagacggcgagcacCTGGAAGCCGAGGAAGTCCAGATTGCGGGTACGCCTTCCTGCAAACGCGAGCGGGACTCCGCTGCAGCTTGAGGTTTTTGAACGCGACCAGGTTCTCATGCTTGACACCGGCGCGCTGACGGGCGCGGCTTCCACTTCTCTGCGCGCGGCGGACGCCCTACTTTCTGTAGCAGATCGAGACGGATGCCTTATACGTTGTGTCGAATTCCCCTCTGTGAGACTCGTGGACGTAGTTGGGTAGGGCCTTTGTGCGTCCCTGGCAATCGCCTTTGCCCAGGCCGAAGGGCAGCCTTTCTCATCAGTCGATGAGGCCTGGCTGCGTAGGCTCaagtttttctctgcgcttctcgcctttctcttcccttccgcgCAGGCCGAATTACACGTGTTTCGGCGAGCGGGCAGAAGCTGCGCTTTTACGACAtccgcggcgacggcgaaaagATCCAAGTCATGTCGAATTTCAGTTATCATGATGAGAAGGCAGGAGACTTCTCAGAGATCCACAACCGATTCCGAAGAGGAGATGTTATTGGTAAGTTTTTCTCAGCCGTCAAGAGATTCGAGTTTTCCACAGACAGAAACACGCCAGTGCTTTCGGTGCCACCGGATGgagtctctgttttttctctgtacCCCTCCGGAGCAGTATGCCGTGCACCTGCTTCTCAGCCTCATATGCTCCGGTGCCTCTTTGCTGTTTGCCGCGTCAGGAATTCGCGGGTTCCCCGGGAAGTCGAAACGCGGTGAGCTGTCGATCTTTCCCCGCGAAGTGACCCTGCTGAGTCCGTGCCTCCACATGCTGCCGGAGCGAAACACTCTCAAGGACTTCGAAGTGCGCTTCCGTCACCGGTATCTCGATCTGATCGTCAACGATGAAACGCGTAAAACGTTCCTTATCCGGTAAGGTAACTGTTCACACGGACTGCTTTGTCGCTTCACGCGGCGAAAAATGTCAAGATGCGGACGCGAGGAATCGACACGGTTCACCAATGGACATATGGTGGGCCGTGGCCGCGCTGGGAAGCACCGCTGGACGGTGATCGTTGAGTCAGCAAAGGCGATTCATTTGTGGACCAGATCGAGAAGTCGTAGGCGACCCGCTCTGGTAGCACGTCTTCACGGTCGTGCACCAGGACGGGGCGTTTCGGGAGGCAACGGGGGGAAGCTCCAAGGTGACTTGGAAGGACTCAGACTGCGGCGCCATCGCCGACTGAGACGCCCTCACCTATCGGAGACAGGACAACTTGCTCGTTCGTGCGTGAGAAACGGCAAACAGTGCGCCAACCGAGTTCCTGTTGCCTAGCATTCCTCCAACTCGCTGTAGCCGTATAAACGTACACCCGGTTTTCCGATCAAGCAGATCATTGGAGCCACGGCAGTACCGTTGAGGAGTCACCTGGGCCCGATCCGGGTGCGTACCTCGAGGTGCTGtttcgaggcggcgcgctTTGTAGGGTCTTCAGTATCAGCGATGAGATGCGACGATGGCTGTGGATTTTCAGGTCGCGGATTGTCAATTTCTTGCGTCACTTCTTGGAAGCGCGCGGTTTCGTGGAGGTCGAGACCCCGATGATGAACGTTATTGCCGGGGGAGCTGCAGCGCGGCCCTTCAAGACGCACCATAACGACTTGGACATGGACCTGTATATGCGAATTGCCCCGGAGTTGTTCTTGAAGATGCTCATTGTTGGTGGCCTGGATCGCGTTTTTGAAATCGGCAAGAATTTCCGAAACGAAGGGATCGACATGACACACAACCCGGAATTCACAGCTTGCGAATTCTACTGGGCCTACGCTGACTACAACGATCTTATGGATCTTACCGAGGAACTGCTGTCATGTAAGTTTCTCGACGCATTGCACAGGAGTCCGGCATGAAAGAAGTGGGGGCTCGCCAGTGGAAAGTCTCGCGGCCGCCTAGGCGCCAGTTCGGTGGCGTGATTCGTCGACTGCTTCCGTAACTTGCTGCGGATCCTTGTGCCGGCAGAGCTTCTGGGtccagagacgaggacgtATGGATGCGTATCTGTTTAGGTACTTCCACATTTGTCGAGGCCCCTGCTGAGCGGGGAGCCTCTATCGCAGGAAGACCTCTCAGCCGAAAGCTCTGAATGGAGTTCTTCAAGAGCTGGGCTTGGTCTCGCTTGAGCGTGTACCGCCAGAGAGAATCGGAGAAGGTGGCTTTCGCTCGCGTTGCCATCGTGGTCCTTGTTGTTTTCTAGGCGTCCCATATAGGCGTACGCTGATTGTGTTGGGCTTCAGAGTCTCGCAAGATCGATCGAAGGTCGTTTGAACGCTTCCCTTCTGCGGGGCTCTGTGTTGTGGACCTGATTGATGGCACGGACACCTCGCTGCGACAGACATGCAGCTGACTGTGACGAAATTGTGGCGCTGCTACTGCGCGTGCTCCCTGTTTTCTGCGCAGCTATGGTGATGGCGCTCCATGGAACCTATCAGATTCAGTATCACCCAGATGGCCCCGGCGGTGAGGCAGTCACTCTGGACTTCACTCCCCCCTTTGCGCGTCTGTCTATGGTCGAGGagatcgagaagaaagcgggagTGACGTTGCCAAGACCGCTGGATGGCGATGAGTGCATCGCTTTCATGAAAGACCTGCTGATTAAGAACAAGGTGGAGCTCCCCCAACCGACCACGAGTGCTAAGCTGCTCGACGCGCTCTGTGGAGAGTATGTGGAGTGTCAAGCGCAGACGAAACCTGTGTTCATCACAGAGCACCCACAGATCATGTCCCCTCTGGCTAAATGGCATCGGTCGAAGCCCGAATTGACAGAGCGTTTCGAGCTGTTCGTCATGGGAAAGGAACTCTGCAATGCGTATACCGAGCTGAATGATCCCGTCAAGCAGCGTGAATGCTTTATGGACCAAGCAAAGGTACGTGTCATATTGATATGCGACAGGACAAGCCGCCTGTGGCAATTGCAGTTTTGCCAGCACGAGGCTGTGATAAATCCTTGCTCGCTGCCGAGTGAGTGGGGATTCCGAGTAGGCGAGAGCCAGGTTCTGATTCCAGAGAGAACCATCAAAGCGCGGCAGTTGGCGTTGAGCAGTTCACCGAGTGGCTAACAGATATTCCCTTGTCAAATGGACCAGTGGCCAGGATATGTAGCGCGGTAGACTCTCCAGATGCTGCGCTTCATTCAGGACGGCCGCGGTTGCTGTGTCAGTCTGCGAGAGCTCACTTATCAAGACTTCCCATCGTGTTGCGATCTCAGGCGAAGGCAGCTGGCGATGACGAGGCCGCTTGTATCGATGAAGTCTTCTGCACCGCACTGGAGTACGGCCTGCCTCCTACTGGCGGCTGGGGTCTTGGGATCGACCGGCTGACGATGTTCCTTTCGGATCACAATACCATCAAAGAGGTTATCCTGTTCCCCGCAATGAGACCCCAGCCACAGATCGGAGCGTCAGGGAAACAGGAATCGGACACTGGAGTCCCCGGAGAGGCATCTTCCCCGACTCACTGATTTTGCGGTGAGCGACATTGCGTTATATCCAGTTTATGGACGTAAATATGCATAGGTTCGAGAAGCCCGTGGGCGATATTTGCGCGTCAGGGATTTGGTCCGGTTTATAAGGGATGTAAAGGTGCTCAGGGTCTAACCGTCGGGCCGTCTCGATCCTCATATTCAAAGATAACTCTATTTTACAACCTTTTAGATAAACAACCCTACGTGCCAACTAAGAGCTATCTATTTGCGGTCCGGTGAACCTGGAAACGCCTGTCGTTTGCCAGTGTCGAATCGTGTTTCGACGCCTGGGGCCCACAATAGGAGCAGTAGTGCGTCTTCGCCATTGCCCTTGGTCGGGCAAGGGCCAGCATTGCGGGCCACAGAGTGTGCCGCTCATATTACGGAGGTTCCATTGCGGATCGTTGGTGTGAATTCCTAGGTGAGGCTGTGGCAGCGATTTTTGTTGTTGCAGGCCGGTGACGCCCCACACCAAGTGTAAATCAGACAACAAAGCGAAGAACacacgcgagacgcggagagtCAGACGGATTTAAATTAGCGACTACCCGATGAAATCGCTGGTTTGACGGTGCGAGGCTGTCGGGCTTCCGATGATGTATCCTGGAGGTTCTACAGAGAGAGCTCGCTGGAGGGGAAAGCGATGTGCACGAGCTTTTGTGGAGCGGAGGCAAACTTCTCTTTGACGAGCATCCTGGAAGCAGTGCAGGTTTTGTTGGGATATCCCACTTCGCAGGCACCAGGCTCGCCTGTGGCGTCGGCTAAGGATGATGAGTGATCCCTTCCTCAAAAGCGTTCCCCACACTCAGTGCTTGACATGGACTTCTGGTCGTGGAGCAGTTCACGTCCCTAGGTTTACTGAGGCAATACTTGGTACCGTGAGGCTACGTTCGGTATGTAATGGATTCCCCTCGTCATGTCTGTTTACTCAATAAGACCTACGTGGCGGTACTGACAAATGTCGTCGGGGTCGCGGCTGGAGGAAATGCAGGCCGCTATGCGTCGTTGTTGATTCCAAAATTCCTCAGGACATACGTGGTCGAAATGGGTGTATACGCGTGTATAAGAAGTCATTGTCTAGTGCGATTATCATGGTCTCTTGCCGGTTAGCAGTTCTGTTGGTGTGTGCTTaaacgcgttttccgtgATCCTCAGACCCTTCTCACACTTCGTCGACTTTGGCGGCCACAATATCCCCCGTTGTCCAGAATCTCTGGGGAGGCTGTCATCTCAACTCGGTCTCGCGTGATCGTGTGTACGCGGGATGGAACACAGTAACTAGCCGGGCGCTGAGATTGGCGCAAGAGAGATGACTTGACTGACCACGATGCCTGTGAGGTGAAATAGTGGAGCTTCGAAAACCTCAGCAAGGTTGGGAGTGTCAGTAGCAATAGAGATCTTGAGTGAGGAGCAATAGGGCCCTTCGTGGAGTTCCTCAAGGACGttaccccccccccccccccccctggTTTGCCGACACCTTCGACATACTGTTGGAGAAGCGACCGGGCTCTGCAGCCCGGTAACTTTCTCTGTGGAGCTGTCGCACAATCAAGATTCCGAGACACTGTAGACGATGGGCATCTTTCTAGTAAATCGGTAGTTTTCCCCAACGCGTCACCGTAACCTTTTCCAACTTCCTGGGAGGCGCCACCGACGCAGTACGTTTCGCAACGAAGCACCAGCCCTGCCTCATCCGTGAACGTTGCTGGAGGGACGACCCAGTGTATTAGTAATGTGAAGAAGTCACAGAAATGACAACTTGTGAGTGAGAGTGCAGGGTTTACCAGCCTTTCGCGGCGTTGTGTGAGGGGCCCGCCGCGTTATCTGCAGCGGGCCATCGTGATGGAGCAGTTCCTCTCGACAGGCGTTGTTGCAGCTGCAAAacctccagagagagacgcacgcatCCACTCATCCTTCTTGCTTATTGGGACATTCTTGATGTCTATTCAGAAGTCGAATGTTTCCGTATATCACCCTCTCGTGTCAAATGCTTCTGGTACGTGCGTCCGCGAGAACGAAAGCAGCCCGTACGGCAGGAAATGCACCCGGCAAAACGCCTGGCGCAGCAACAGATGTGCCTTCAAACGCAGCCAGCAATCCATTTCTAATGAGTGTTGCTAACCCACCGCAAGGCTCTATAAAGCTCAAAACCGGTTGTCGAAACCTTTGCAACACGCTATGTTGTTTCTTGTGTGCACTGCTTGCATCGtggagcagcagctgcggtgCCGGCAGCACGGCCCAGTTTGTCCTCCGCGGGACCGGGGCGGAACCAGCGCAGCGGCGCACACAGGATCCACACAACAGTTTGTCTGCTTCGCAGGTGGTCTCGCAGGAGCTGCGTGCTTTTTCGTTTGTGTCTCCTGGAAAGTGCCTAATTAAACCTAGCACTTGCAGTGCCGCCTGAGACGTAGCCCACTCAAGAAAATATCAAGGCCTGCGCTTGTGTATGTCAAGGAAGAGGAATTGGGTGGCCGGTGCCATTTTTGGTTGGGGCTGTGCCAAGGCAGTGGGGACGGTGTGCGCGAGTGCTGAAGCCGCATGCGTTCCGTTTCTTTGTCACACAAAGGCCACGAAGCACCGAAGCGACCACGGTCAAACACCCCACCCACCGTAGTTCACCCGGTCAAGAAATGTCTCGGCCGGTGCCGacccttctccctcgtggTATTTCCCCTCACGGATGTTCGGCGCACTCAACACGAGTTGGTACGCCAGCGACCCGCGTGTCACTTTTTTGTCCCGAGCATCCACGTCTCCAGAAGAAAGTTTACCATCTTTGTATATGGTTTCTGTGTGCAATCTTCGTTCCTATCACCGCGGGAGCAGTACTCTACACTAGTCGTCCGACGCGTCTCCATTCGGGATCTTTATCGCCCGTGGCTTTCTGTTCTTATTCTTCAATACTTTCCACAATGCCGAACCCACGCGTGTTCTTCGACATCAGCATTGACAAGAAGCCTGCGGGCCGCATCGAATTCGAGCTGTTCGCCGATGCGGTTCCCAAGACGGCAGAAAACTTCCGGGCTCTGTGCACTGGTGAGAAGGGTACAGGCCGGAGCGGAAAGCCGCTGTACTACCAAGGATGCCCCTTCCACAGAATCATTCCGCAATTCATGTGCCAAGGAGGCGACTTCACCCGCATGAACGGAACCGGTGGCGAATCCATCTACGGTGAAAAGTTTGCGGACGAAAACTTCAGCTACAAGCATTCTGAGCCCTTCCTCTTGTCTATGGCCAATGCTGGACCCAACACCAACGGCTCTCAGTTTTTCATTACCACTGTTCCCTGCCCCTGGCTGGACGGAAAGCACGTCGTTTTCGGGAAGGTTGTTGCAGGACAGGAAGTTGTGAAAATGATGGAGGCCGAGGGACGCTCTAATGGTCAGCCAAAGTGTGCCGTTGAGATTTCGGCGTGCGGCCAACTCTCGTAAGCTTGCGACGTGGCTGCATGACTTACCCTTAGTGAGTTCCTTGAATGTGAAGTAGCTGCCGGTGACAAGCACCTTTGCACAACAGGAGATGACTGTTGTGCACTTGGATGCCATGTGACGTTTTAAGCAGTGTGTCGCTTGTGAGGCACCTGCTGCGCATCGGTTGTCAAAACTTGCTAATCCAAGactcccccccctccccgcTCAGGGTCTTTGTCATTCCTTACCTGTACGATCCAAGGGCGTGTGGTGAAAGAACTGCTTTGCTTTCCAGATGCTGTTACTCGCAGCCCTGGCCGGGAATCTCCACTCTTAGACACCGAGAGCATGTGTCACACTAGCCTTCTAGCAGCTAGGTGTACCCTCAGACTCAGCACACGCAATGCGCCGGACAAATGATCATTTTGTAATCGTAGGGCAGTCAAACCCCTTCAGCAAGACTCGATTGTACCGTCAGATAGTTTGGCCCAATGACATTTATGCTACGGCACCCAGGAAAGGTATTTCGACGTGGCATTGTACTGGCGGTGAAACACTGGCTAGGAGGATGAGGTGCTCTGTAGAAGTTTTGTATTCGCCTGTTTCGAAGATTTATATTTAGGGTCGTGCGGGGCATCTATCCTCGTAAAAGAGGGTCGCGCGGCATCAGTAACGGAGGCGTTTCGGATTACACTAAGTAACGCGTGCTTAGTGCAGTGGGCCTAGTCATCGAGGTGATATATATCCTAACGGTACCTACGAAGCATTTACGATCCGTGAACGCGATTATTGTTCAACGCGAACTCAACTGGTACTCTGCAGCAGGTCAACTGGAGCATTCAAGTAGTTCTGGCGTGAGTAGCCCTCCCCCTCCTCCCCTGTGATGGGTTGGACATTGCGGAGAAGTGCGGCACTAGCACATTTGCGTTCTAGTTTTGCAAGCGTTCACCGTTGTTGGGCTCAGGGATCCAGGCGCTGTTGCCCACCTTGCAAGCAGTATCGAACTGACGGGGACGGTTACAAGACGCCAGGAAGGGCTGAGCGAGACGGAGTTTCTTATCACACGCACTACGCACGAACATGACGGCGTCGTGGGCCGCGAACTGCACAAAACGCTGACAGATGAGTGGTTAATGTGTACCAAGCTCAACTCCAGTTCCAAAACGGTGTGGCAGTTCTTGTGATTTGCAGCACGTCCCACCGCCGTGTTACCCTCCGTTTACCGCCCCGACCCTCTCTACAGGGCGTCGCCCATCGTAGAGTAGCCGATGCTACGGTTCAGCGTAGTGaacaaaaaggcagaagtAATTGTGCAATGTAGCCAGCCTGAAGttccgcagaaaaaagaaccACAGAAATTCAATGTCCAAAGGGATTGTCGCGTCAGCTGGATAAGGCAAGATTTGACGCGCACGCCAGGTCTTGCGCGTGTGGGCCTGTCCTCCCGGGCTTTTGCTCGCACATGCGCGCATACTCGGTCGGCTAGCTGGAGAATCGTTTGTGCTCAGAAAAGAGCCTCGTGAAAAGCGCAACTTTTCTTTGTGGATTGGTAGTCCTAGGCTTCCCTACCACACACTTCGTCTGTGCCAAGCAATGAACAACAACATGAATGATGCTCACTCAAAAACGGTTCCTTTTCAGACTCTTGCTACTGCATTAAAACTCTGGTTCCTTCTCACGCCCTACTGGTAGGTGACCGCACATAAGACAGCGTTTTCGTTTGTGCAGTGCCCCTTTTTGGAACTGCAAATGCTTGAAGATTTAAAGAGTTGTCGTACACTTACAATCACCGTTATCTCTATAGGACCGGCGTTCCAGTATACCGTGCATTTACCTGCCTCTGGTTTTCGCTGCAACTTCCCCCAGTTATACTTTTGGGAACCGTCCTCCAAACTCGTGAGTACCGATCCCGCACGGAAGTGCGACACGCCACTCTTCCTGAGACCGCCGCAATTCCATCTCCGAGTCAAGATGTGTTGCTCGTATGCAAATAATTGGGCAAGCGATGAAGCACCCGCAATAAGTTCATGCTAACCACGAAAATACGAGGAGCTGAGGTGCCCTTGAAAGGGGTGTGCGTGCACTGTGCAATCAGTTTTCGTGTGACCAGGGATTCTGACAAGATCTCCACGCCCTCTTACCGGGAGCACACGGACTTCGACCACGCGGTGACGTGGGAACTAACGTAACGATTGGAGCGGTGTTCGGGGCCCCGAGCACAGCACCCTTTTCAATGCCTCCCGTGTATTTAGCTCCATCTCGCCCTCGAGCGTCGCAACAGACGCCTGAGGCTGACGCGCCTGTTGGTGACACTGTTTCGGCATCGAGAGATGAGAATGCACAGTGGCTTCCACAGGCCGTTTTTGGCGATGACGAGCTGCTTCCCACTGTATTTCCTTCACTCGTAGGGTCGTCTGCGACAGACACAGTcgcagaaacagaggcaaCGGGAGCACGCACACGACATCGAGACTCCGCTATGAAAGAGGCTGATGTTCACTTCAAGTGTGACCCCACGGTGGCATCTCAGCCGCCTCAGAGCGCGTCTGAGACAGATGGAcgggacgacggagagagccCGTCGGGGCAGCATGCCCATCCACACAACGGGCATCCGGTGGTTTACCATCGTGCTGAAGCGCCTTTGCGTTCTTACTCGCTCATGGATATCGAGAACGATGCTTTTACAGGCATTCATGAAGATGATGTGGAGAACGCCATGGGTCATTGCCTGCGGAATCTGCAATCTGTTTTCAGTTTACTGCTTCTGTGTTTGGGGACGTCACTGCTGCTTCACTGGCCAGAAATGCGGAACACATCGCCCCTGCTGTTTTACTATATCCTTGGTTCAATGCTTGCAGAAGTTGTTCTCGTGCTCTGTCTCGGATGTTTCATGTGTCTCATGACATGCCTCgtgggagaggacggagctGCCTACGGCAGTGTTATGTGCGGCCTCCTACACCGTGTGGCCGAGGGTGCAACTCACTACACGCTTACAGGAGTCGGCGCTTACGCACTGTACAATTTCAGTGACCTCGAGAGCCTGCTGTTTCAGTCGGAGGAGCACATCCGAGAGAAGTTCAACTGGCTGCTGGTCTATGTCGGATGTGAGGTGGTTATTTCTCTGCTGTATTCTCTCCAGACTCTGGGGACCTTGTTCGGGATTTTAAAGTTCGTCCTTGTCAAAATTTACGCCAAGTTAacaggcagaggagaagTGCAATTTCAACAAGGCGACGGGCCCATCATCTACGCCTCTATCGACCAGTACCGCAGAGCGTTGCCGACGATGCGAAACCCCGTTGAGATCGCATTTGCGAGGCACCATCAGCGAAGCCCCCAAGCCAGCATGTCAAAGGAAAATGGAGGCGTCGTAGACCTCGAAATGAGTGAAGATAGTTCGTACGGCCGAGACACTGCTCGGAGCACACAGCCTCTCCTCGTTAACCacagatgaagagagaggagcgtaGGCGGCGACTCGAGGATGCGGGCGACTTGCAGGCAAGAAACAGCATTACTTAACTGCCGACCGTTTCCCCGATGAAGGCGAATCAACCGCATATCAGTACTTCCTCCGTCAGCTAACTGCCGTTCTATCCGCCGTCCCGGAGTGAGTATCCTGCCGAGGAACTGAATCTTCCCTCGCGGAGGCGTCTTGGGACGGGAAAACCGGAAATGAAAAACATTCGATAATCACATCAGAATGGGAACCCGTCTCTGTTTACGTAGGGAGGGACGCTAAGGTTAGGATGGGGATTGAGCTATGGTAGTATGGgttcgtttttcttgtttTGTGCTACCCTATTCGTGGTCTGTTCAGCAAAATTGATCTCGTGCCGCGGGGTAAACGAAAGTCGTGCCGATATAGACTGAAGCAAAGG
Encoded proteins:
- a CDS encoding putative lysyl-tRNA synthetase produces the protein MAPPAGHVETEAPEKRQAAVNGEEPKLSASERRRLRKAEQAAAKKESKQQQEGAAAQADKNGAEKAEDELDPTQYFEKRCQLVEDLKHKGVSAYPHKFQVSLSIPEFIKKYGNLGDGEHLEAEEVQIAGRITRVSASGQKLRFYDIRGDGEKIQVMSNFSYHDEKAGDFSEIHNRFRRGDVIGIRGFPGKSKRGELSIFPREVTLLSPCLHMLPERNTLKDFEVRFRHRYLDLIVNDETRKTFLIRSRIVNFLRHFLEARGFVEVETPMMNVIAGGAAARPFKTHHNDLDMDLYMRIAPELFLKMLIVGGLDRVFEIGKNFRNEGIDMTHNPEFTACEFYWAYADYNDLMDLTEELLSSMVMALHGTYQIQYHPDGPGGEAVTLDFTPPFARLSMVEEIEKKAGVTLPRPLDGDECIAFMKDLLIKNKVELPQPTTSAKLLDALCGEYVECQAQTKPVFITEHPQIMSPLAKWHRSKPELTERFELFVMGKELCNAYTELNDPVKQRECFMDQAKAKAAGDDEAACIDEVFCTALEYGLPPTGGWGLGIDRLTMFLSDHNTIKEVILFPAMRPQPQIGASGKQESDTGVPGEASSPTH
- a CDS encoding Peptidyl-prolyl cis-trans isomerase A, related, which translates into the protein MPNPRVFFDISIDKKPAGRIEFELFADAVPKTAENFRALCTGEKGTGRSGKPLYYQGCPFHRIIPQFMCQGGDFTRMNGTGGESIYGEKFADENFSYKHSEPFLLSMANAGPNTNGSQFFITTVPCPWLDGKHVVFGKVVAGQEVVKMMEAEGRSNGQPKCAVEISACGQLS